The region ATGAGTGCCGGACAACCCTATGCGCCGCAATCACCTTTCGTATGCGGGGTCAGGGGAACCTGCCCACGGTGCGGACGGGGCAAGATCTTTTCCAGATTTCTTACCCTCGCGCCTCGTTGCAGCACTTGCGGCCTCAATCTTGGCTTTGCCGATTCTGGTGATGGCCCGGCGGTCTTCGTCACCCTCCTCGGTGGTTTTCTCGTGCTCGGCGCGGCGCTCTGGACGGAGCTGCAATACGAGCCGCCGTTCTGGGTCCATCTCGTGGTCTTTCTGCCCCTTACGCTTGTTGTGTGTCTTGGACTTCTGCGTCCTCTGAAGGGAATACTTATTGCCCTGCAATATCGCAACAAGGCCGAACAAGGACGCCTGAAAGAGTAAAATCATGCCGCGACCCAGGGGGAGCCTTGTTTGGCTCGCCGCCTTCACTTGCGCGGCCGCCGCAATTCTCGTGTCGCTGGGAGTGTGGCAGCTCCACCGCCTTGCCTGGAAGGAAGGCTTAATTACGAACATCGAGGCGCGGGCAAGTGCCGCGCCGCAGCCGCTGCCGCCGCTCGCGGACTGGCTGGCATTGCGTCCAGAGGATTACGAATACCGGCATGTCACCCTCAAGGGAATCTTTGAAAATGGCGAGGAAGCGCTGGTGTTCCGGCCCTCGGGTGGGAGTGCTGGCAAGCAGCCCGGCTACCACGTGCTGACGCCGTTACGGCTGAAATCAGGCGGCATTGTCATCGTCAATCGCGGTTTTGTACCGCTCGATCGCAAGGAGCAAAACAGCCGGAAAGCCGGACTCATCGAAGGCGAGACGGCACTCACCGGTCTGATGCGTCAGCCGGAAACACGCAATTTCTTTACCCCTGCGGATGATCCGGCGGCTGGAAGCTATTTCACCCGCGACCCCGGCTTGATCGCAAGGCATTTTGGTTTGGCCAATACGGCACCCTTCAGTGTCGATGCCGACGAGAGCCTCGTTCCTGGGGGCTGGCCGAAAGGCGGCGCGACCGAGCGTAACATCCCCAACAACCATTATTCCTATGCCTTGACGTGGTTCGGCCTGGCTTTGGCTCTGATCGGCGTCTTCGTCGCTTTCGCTTGCCAAAGACGCTGAAAAGCAGCTGGTGCCGGGAGGTGCGCGCGGGTTACGATTTCCCTTTCGGTGCATTATGTTAGATAGACAAAGTTTATCCTGCCGCGCGAGAGGCGCAAGGTCACCACGTGAAATACATTTCGACACGCGGCGAGGCGCCGCCGGTTCCCTTCGTTGAGACACTGCTGGCGGGCCTCGCGCCGGACGGTGGCCTTTATTTGCCGCAAGCCTATCCACGCCTCCCGGATGCCACGATCGCCGGTTTCGCCGGCAGACCCTATGCGGAAGTCGCGGAGGCGGTTATCGCGCCCTTTCTAGCGGGAGGCATTGAGACACCGGCACTGAGGGAGATGATCACGGCTGCCTACAAAAATTTCCGGCACCCGGCGATTGCCCCCTTAACTCAGCTCGATTCAAATGTGTTCGTGCTGGAATTGTTTCATGGACCGACGCTTGCCTTCAAGGATCTGGCGATGCAACTGCTCGCCAGAGTCATCGATCATGTCCTCGAAGCGCGCGGCGAACGGGCAACCATCATAGGGGCGACCTCCGGCGATACGGGCGCCGCGGCGATTGCGGCCTTTGCTGGTTTGCCGCAAGTCGATGTCTTCATCCTTTACCCGCACGGCCGTATCTCAGACGTCCAACGGCGGCAAATGACGACGCTGGAAGCAGACAATGTTCATACCATCGCGGTGGAAGGCACGTTCGACGATGCCCAGGCCTGCGTGAAAAACATGTTCAATCATAAGGCCTTGCGCGAAGAGCTGAATCTATGCGGTGTGAATTCGATCAATTTCGCGCGCATTCTTTTCCAAACTGTCTATTATTTCACGTGTGCTGCTGTTCTGGGCGGCCCGCACCGGAAAATATCCTTTGTCGTGCCGACCGGCAATTTCGGCGATATTTTCGCCGGATGGATGGCCAAACGCCTGGGCCTGCCAATCGACCGGCTGGTGATCGCAACAAATTCCAACGATATTCTCTCACGCACCCTAGAAAGTGGTCAGTATGCGGTGCAAACGGTTCAGGCAACCCAATCGCCTTCGATGGATATTCAAATATCGTCGAATTTCGAGAGGTTGCTTTTCGAAGCGCAAGGACGCGATGCAGCTGCCCTCCGCCGCTTGATGGCGGGATTGCGCCAATCGCAAAAGTTTACCATCGAGACAGGCCCCCTCCAGACAATCCGGGACGAGTTCGACGCGTTTAGCGTCAGCGAGGCGGAAACCACGCGGGAAATCGCACAGAGCTGGCGGGAAGCTGGCTATCTTGCCGACCCGCACACAGCCGTGGGATTGTGCGCGGCCCGTAAGGCCGGTCACCTAGGGGCTAGCCCGTTGGTTGTCCTCGGAACAGCGCATCCTGGTAAGTTTCCAGATGCGATCGCCCGAGCAACGGGCATACGCCCGGAACCGCCCCCTCAGTTCGCGGGACTTTTCGACAAGAAAGAGAGATTTTCGATTTTGCCCAACGATCAAAATGAAATCGAGCGGTTCATTCGCGCCAGCGCCACCACAGGCGCGACGAAACGAGCCGCCTCATGAGCGTCGAAATCACCACTTTGCCATCTGGGCTGCGTATCGCGACCGAGCGCATGGCGCATCTTGAAACCGCCTCGCTTGGGGTTTTTATCGGCGCAGGATCACGTCACGAGAGGGCCAACGAGCATGGCCTGTCGCATCTTCTCGAGCATATGGCGTTCAAGGGAACGCGGCGGCGCACGGCGCGCGATATCGCCGAGGAGATCGAGACGGCGGGCGGTGATCTCAACGCGGCAACCAGCACCGAACATACCGCCTATTACGCGCATGTTTTGGCCGCCGACGTTCCCCTCGCACTTGATATTCTCGCCGATATTTTGACCGAAAGCACCTTCGACAGCGTCGAACTTGAGCGCGAGAAAGGTGTTATTTTACAAGAAATTGGCGCCGTCGAAGACGCGCCGGACGATCTTGTCTTCGAATTGTTGAATGCCACCGCTTTTCCAGATCAGCCAATCGGGCGGCCCATTCTCGGCACCAAGGAACGGGTTTCCGGGTTCGGCAGGGAGGCCATCAGCACCTATCTCGATTCTCATTACCGGACTGGCGTGACGGTGATCGGAGCGGCCGGAGCCGTTGATCACGCCGTGATTTGCGCCGAGGCCGAACGGTGCTTCGGGCGTCTATCCTCGCAAGGCATCGAGACCAAAACCGCGCCGGCCCGCTACCAGGGGGGCGACACGCGACTGCGTCGGCGGCTCGAACAGGCGCATGTCGCGATCGGCTTTGAGGGTACAAGTTACGCGCATGAAGATTTTTATGCGATGCAGATTTTCGCCAGCGCCGTGGGCGGCGGAATGTCCTCGCGCCTTTTTCAAGAAGTGCGCGAGGCGCGCGGGCTCGCTTACACCATCCATGCTTTTCATTGGGGATATTCGGATACTGGGGTGTTCGGCTTCTATGCCGCGACGAGCGCGAAGGATATTGGCGAATTGCTGCCGGTCGCGCTCGATTGCCTAGGTCAAGCGGCGATGAATCTGAGCGATGCCGAAATCCGGCGAGCCAAGGCGCAAATGAAGGTGTCTCTCTTTGCGGCGCTTGAATCGCCGGGTGCCCGTTGCGAGCAAATTGCCCGGCAGCTCATGGCTTTCGACCGGGTTCTGACGCGCGACGAAATCGTTGCTGCCATAGACCGTCTTGAGGTCGCGCAAATCCGCGCCGCAGGCGCGCGGGCCCTGCGGTCACCGCCAGCTGTCGCCGCGATCGGTCCCGTGGCGAAGGCGTTTACACCTGAGCGCATCGCTTCGCGGTTGCGCGGGATCTGAGGGAGCTGCAGCGTGGCGCTCTTCCGCCTCTATCCCCCCGTCCATGCCCCGACGTTTGTGCGCGGAGAGGGCCTTTATTTACGCCCGCCCGAGATGCGCGATTTTGAAGCCTGGTCCGCGTTACGAGCTCAAAGCCGCAGGTTTTTGACACCATGGGAGCCGACCTGGCCCAGCGACGACCTGACGCGCTCCGCCTTCCGGCGCCGGGTCAAACGCAACCAGCAAGAAATCAACAATGACGAGGCCTATCCTTTCCTGCTCTTTCGCGACGACGATGTCCTGACGGGCGGCCTCACTTTGGGGCAGGTCAAACGCGGCGTGGTGCAAGCGGCAACGCTCGGCTATTGGATCGGGGAGGTGTATGCGCAGCAAGGTTTGATGTCAGCTGCTGTCCGCGCGGTGACCGGCTATGCCTTCGCCACGCTCCGTCTTCACCGCATCGAGGCCTCCTGTTTGCCGCACAATGAAGCCTCGAGAAAACTCTTGGAACGGACCGGATTTACAAGGGAGGGCTACGCGCGCGCCTATCTGCGCATCGACGGGGTATGGCAAGATCATTTGCTCTTCGGCCTGCTGGAAAGCGATCTCTTGCCGGCGCGCCGGCGGTAAAATCCGCCACGCAATGCCTCAAATCCAATTAGCGTCTGAATACCTGGCCGGGCGCTGTCGTTGCGTGGCCCGCCCGCCATGTCAGCACGAAGTAAACAACGATCAAAATTATATTGGCAAAGGCCCAGAACATCGAAAAGGAACCCGGCACGCCTAAAGTGACCAAAATTTGCGCGATTGCGCCCAGAAGCCAGATCACCCCTCCCCACGGGGCCGCTAGCCACAATCCAACTGCCGCGACCAGATCAAAAATTGCGAAAAAAATCACCGTGCCGCCGCGCACGGAGTTCACCGCGTCCAGAAATGTTTGCGACGGCAGCAGGATTGCGCCCCATTGCCAAAGCCCTTGGATGACCCAAAGTCCCGCGAGCAGGCGCATGAACACGACCAATTGAAGCCCTGCTTGATCTTCCTTGAGGGCGCTCAGCGACGGTTCGCCGAGGCGAATGGCAGCCCCGGAATCAGGGGGCACCGAAACTTTGTTTAACCCGCGCGAGAATTTCATTGGGCGGCGCCTTGCGGAGTAAAATCGAGTTCATGGCTGCCAAGCGGCGCGAAATATGAATCGATGCTAGATGAATTGATGCTCTCGATCGCAGGTGGATTCCAGCGAGGGCGATTGTCCTTGTCGATGATCACGGCGCGCACTCCCTCGTAGAAATCTTGGCCTTTGACAATCCGCGAAACGATACGGAACTCGGTCCGCAAGGCCTGGTCGATGCCGAGCTTGGCGCCGATTTGCATTTGCCGCAACGCAATCGCAAGACTCGTCGGCGATTTGGAACGTATTGCATGCGCCGCGGAACGCGCAAAATCCGATCCAGCCCTGCCCTCGTCATCGAGATTGGCGAGAATCGCGGAAACACTTGCGGCAGAGAAACAGCGTACGATCAATGTGCTTTGCGGGGCGAGCACCGAGATGGGGGACGCCGCTCGTTCGGCCGCGATCGCAGCGTCGATGGGCTCGCCATCGATCAGTCTTTGCACGAAGTGCGGGTGATGCGAGGAAGGAACATGTGTCTGCGCAACTCCGAAAGCAAGAGCGTCGCCGCAAGTCATGCGGGCGCTGGTCAAGGCGAGATAAGTCCCAACATGCGCCGGCAAGCGCGGCAGAAAAAAAGTCGCACCCACATCGGGAGCAAAGCCAATGCCGGCTTCCGGCATGGCAAAGGTGAAATTTTCTCCCGCGACGACAAGCGAGCCATGAATGGAGATACCGGCGCCCCCGCCCATGACGATCCCATCCGCCAAAGCAATATAGGGTTTCGGATACAGCTTGATGCGATGATTGAGCTGGTATTCCTCGCGCCAAAAGGTCAGTTGATCCGCGTGGCGCCCTGCCCTGCCAAGCTCATACATTTTCCGGATGTCACCGCCGGCGCAAAAAGCCCTATTGCCAGCGCCCTTGACGATGACCCGGCCGACCGCCGCGTCCCCCTCCCACCTGTCGAGCGCGCCGGCCATTTCCCGTACCATGTTCAAGGTCAGGGCGTTGAGCGCCTTGGGACGGTTAAGTGTGATAATGCCGCACGAAGCCGCTTTCTCGCAAATGATTTCCGGCTCGTTCATGACACCAAAACATCGATTTATTTCGTGCAGGCGGGTTCGCTCAGAAGCTCGAGACTGGACATTTCGCCAGCAAGTACGAAATCGCCATAATCAAGTTTGAGCGCGCGTGAAATGCCGTTTTCATAGAGGTCGAATGACAAAATATAACTTGGCCCGTCGTCCTTTTTGCCGCCATCGAAATAGCTGATGGAAACAGGCCAGCGACGAATATTGTCGAGTTCTGGAATGTGAGCTGCTTTCTCGACGGCGGGATCGGCAATCGGCCGCCCGATATAGGTTGTCGTTTCATAGATCTTCGTACCGGTTTCGGAACCGTCGTAGACTTTGACTTCAAGCAGATTCTCGCCTGCGATCGCCGCCGCCAGTATGCGTTTCAAATGTTCGGTTGGAAAGACCACACCGGCATCAAGTTCGACCTTGCTGCGCTTTGGCTTGGAAAGGTTAACCAACAAGCGCCCGCTCCCGGATTTCCAAGCTTTTCCATCAACCGCCTCGGCGGTGGCGCTGTCGATACTTGTTTGTACCTTGAAGTCAAAGCTCCGGCCGTCGGCATCCTCGAAGGTCGCCGAATGCATATCCGACACACGCGTCGGTCCTTCGGCTGGCTGCAATTCCGTAAGTTGCCGAAAATTTTGAACGTAGCCATCGCAAGCGGAACCGGTAAAATCGAATGCTATACGTCCATGCGCGGCCGTCGGACTTTTGGTGCCCACCGATTTCGCCAGAGTCAATTCATAGACGGCACGATGCGAGACAAGCGAAAGTGTCTTGTTAGGATGCGGGTTCGTTTGGGGCGTTGGCACCGTGGTCGCCGCTTTCGATGCGGATACCAGGAATTGCGAGGAATCAGAAGTCGAAAGGGTCAGGACGATTCCAGCTGCGAACAGCAGGCGGGCATGACTTCTTAGCATAAGCGACTCTTCTCCAACAATTAAGGGGTCAATGACCGGCTAAGTTCAATTCAAAGCCGGGAAACGCGGATTTGGCGTCTTGATACACCGCACTTTGTTTAAGACCTGCGTCACGCCGCCGGCCCGCCGCGTAGCTATCTATTTGCCGCCCGCATCCCCTTACATACTGTGGCCTGACCGAATGTCGGAGTTTAGGATTTCAAGGCATAACTGGCAACCCCTCTCTAGGTGGCAAACCCGCGCAAGCTTTACAATCGACAGGTTTTGCGCTTTTGGGTAGGTTTCACAATCGAGGATGCGTGATGACGGTCGAAGAGAGATTGACGGCATTGGGAATAGAGTTGCCCTCCCCTGCGGCTCCTGTCGCCAATTATCTTCCCTTTGTCTTGTCAGGTTCGATGCTTTTCATCTCCGGACAGCTTGCTTTCGGACCGGACTCCAAGCTTGAGCCCACGCACATTGGCAAAGTCGGCGCGGGCGTATCCGAGGCCGCCGGAAAGGCGGCTGCCCGCTTATGTGTTATTAATATCCTCGCGCAAGCCAAAGTGGCG is a window of Methylocapsa sp. D3K7 DNA encoding:
- a CDS encoding enoyl-CoA hydratase/isomerase family protein; the encoded protein is MNEPEIICEKAASCGIITLNRPKALNALTLNMVREMAGALDRWEGDAAVGRVIVKGAGNRAFCAGGDIRKMYELGRAGRHADQLTFWREEYQLNHRIKLYPKPYIALADGIVMGGGAGISIHGSLVVAGENFTFAMPEAGIGFAPDVGATFFLPRLPAHVGTYLALTSARMTCGDALAFGVAQTHVPSSHHPHFVQRLIDGEPIDAAIAAERAASPISVLAPQSTLIVRCFSAASVSAILANLDDEGRAGSDFARSAAHAIRSKSPTSLAIALRQMQIGAKLGIDQALRTEFRIVSRIVKGQDFYEGVRAVIIDKDNRPRWNPPAIESINSSSIDSYFAPLGSHELDFTPQGAAQ
- the thrC gene encoding threonine synthase translates to MKYISTRGEAPPVPFVETLLAGLAPDGGLYLPQAYPRLPDATIAGFAGRPYAEVAEAVIAPFLAGGIETPALREMITAAYKNFRHPAIAPLTQLDSNVFVLELFHGPTLAFKDLAMQLLARVIDHVLEARGERATIIGATSGDTGAAAIAAFAGLPQVDVFILYPHGRISDVQRRQMTTLEADNVHTIAVEGTFDDAQACVKNMFNHKALREELNLCGVNSINFARILFQTVYYFTCAAVLGGPHRKISFVVPTGNFGDIFAGWMAKRLGLPIDRLVIATNSNDILSRTLESGQYAVQTVQATQSPSMDIQISSNFERLLFEAQGRDAAALRRLMAGLRQSQKFTIETGPLQTIRDEFDAFSVSEAETTREIAQSWREAGYLADPHTAVGLCAARKAGHLGASPLVVLGTAHPGKFPDAIARATGIRPEPPPQFAGLFDKKERFSILPNDQNEIERFIRASATTGATKRAAS
- a CDS encoding SURF1 family protein — encoded protein: MPRPRGSLVWLAAFTCAAAAILVSLGVWQLHRLAWKEGLITNIEARASAAPQPLPPLADWLALRPEDYEYRHVTLKGIFENGEEALVFRPSGGSAGKQPGYHVLTPLRLKSGGIVIVNRGFVPLDRKEQNSRKAGLIEGETALTGLMRQPETRNFFTPADDPAAGSYFTRDPGLIARHFGLANTAPFSVDADESLVPGGWPKGGATERNIPNNHYSYALTWFGLALALIGVFVAFACQRR
- a CDS encoding RidA family protein, with translation MMTVEERLTALGIELPSPAAPVANYLPFVLSGSMLFISGQLAFGPDSKLEPTHIGKVGAGVSEAAGKAAARLCVINILAQAKVALGSLDRISRCVRLVGFINAAPGFTSLPGVMNGASDFIVEVLGDSGRHARSTVGVAELPLNCAVEIEALFEIVNT
- a CDS encoding pitrilysin family protein; this translates as MSVEITTLPSGLRIATERMAHLETASLGVFIGAGSRHERANEHGLSHLLEHMAFKGTRRRTARDIAEEIETAGGDLNAATSTEHTAYYAHVLAADVPLALDILADILTESTFDSVELEREKGVILQEIGAVEDAPDDLVFELLNATAFPDQPIGRPILGTKERVSGFGREAISTYLDSHYRTGVTVIGAAGAVDHAVICAEAERCFGRLSSQGIETKTAPARYQGGDTRLRRRLEQAHVAIGFEGTSYAHEDFYAMQIFASAVGGGMSSRLFQEVREARGLAYTIHAFHWGYSDTGVFGFYAATSAKDIGELLPVALDCLGQAAMNLSDAEIRRAKAQMKVSLFAALESPGARCEQIARQLMAFDRVLTRDEIVAAIDRLEVAQIRAAGARALRSPPAVAAIGPVAKAFTPERIASRLRGI
- a CDS encoding DUF983 domain-containing protein; its protein translation is MSAGQPYAPQSPFVCGVRGTCPRCGRGKIFSRFLTLAPRCSTCGLNLGFADSGDGPAVFVTLLGGFLVLGAALWTELQYEPPFWVHLVVFLPLTLVVCLGLLRPLKGILIALQYRNKAEQGRLKE
- a CDS encoding GNAT family protein — translated: MALFRLYPPVHAPTFVRGEGLYLRPPEMRDFEAWSALRAQSRRFLTPWEPTWPSDDLTRSAFRRRVKRNQQEINNDEAYPFLLFRDDDVLTGGLTLGQVKRGVVQAATLGYWIGEVYAQQGLMSAAVRAVTGYAFATLRLHRIEASCLPHNEASRKLLERTGFTREGYARAYLRIDGVWQDHLLFGLLESDLLPARRR
- a CDS encoding cell envelope integrity EipB family protein produces the protein MLRSHARLLFAAGIVLTLSTSDSSQFLVSASKAATTVPTPQTNPHPNKTLSLVSHRAVYELTLAKSVGTKSPTAAHGRIAFDFTGSACDGYVQNFRQLTELQPAEGPTRVSDMHSATFEDADGRSFDFKVQTSIDSATAEAVDGKAWKSGSGRLLVNLSKPKRSKVELDAGVVFPTEHLKRILAAAIAGENLLEVKVYDGSETGTKIYETTTYIGRPIADPAVEKAAHIPELDNIRRWPVSISYFDGGKKDDGPSYILSFDLYENGISRALKLDYGDFVLAGEMSSLELLSEPACTK